DNA sequence from the Anaerosporomusa subterranea genome:
AGATCCCCGGACTGTTTGCAGCTGGTGAGTGTGACTACATGTATCACGGCGCTAACCGTCTGGGTGGCAATTCCTTGATGTCGGCAACCTATAGCGGCATGGTCGCCGGTCCGGCTGCGGTCAATTTTGTCAAAGGCCGGCAGCGTAAAGATCTGGCTTCTTCAACAGCTGATTCCTACAAAAAGAAGGAGATCGACGCTTACGAACAACTGTTGAAAATGGACGGACCGGAGAATCCGTATACCATTCACCGTGAAATGGGCGACTGGATGACTGAAAACTGCACAATTCAGCGCTATAACGCGAAACTGGCGGCGACTGACAACAAACTGCTGGAGCTGAAAGAACGCTGGCAGAGAGTGCACGTAGCTGATAAATCCCGTCACGCCAACCAAGTTGTTTTGTTCACCCGCCAACTCAAACATATGCTTGAACTGGCGCGCGTCATAACCGTTGGCGCGCTCAATCGCAATGAAAGCCGGGGTTCACACTTTAAACCCGAATTCCCGGAACGCGATGATGAAAACTGGCTTAAAACGACCATGGCTTCATATACGCCAGATGGTCCGGTCCTGCGCTATGAAGAAGTAGATACTTCGCTGGTGCAGCCGCGAGCCCGTCGCTACGATGTAGACAACTCGGCGTCCGCCAAGAAGGAGGCCAAGTAAATGAAGACCGTGCACTTGATTATCAAACGCCAGGATACACCGAACTCAGCGCCATATACCCAGGAATTCATGGTGCCGCATACTGACAATATGAATGTCGTGACTGCGCTGATGGAAATCCAGAAGAACCCTGTCACTAAAGATGGCCAAACGGTGAATCCGGTTGTATGGGAATGCAATTGCCTCGAGGAAGTATGCGGCGCTTGCAGTATGATTATCAACGGCAAGGCGCGGCAAGCCTGCTCAGCGCTGATCGCGCATCTGACACAACCGATTACGCTGGCGCCCTTGACAAAGTTCCCGGTCGTTCGCGACCTGATGATTGACCGCCAACGTATGTTTGACGCATTAAAAACAGTCAAAGGCTGGGTTAATGTGGATGGCACGATGTTGATTGGCCGTGGCCCGCGCATGGCGCAAAAGGACCAAGAAGAGGTGTATCCTATCTCTCGCTGCATGACATGTGGCTGCTGCATGGAATCCTGCCCGAACTATCATCCGGATTCCGCTTTCCTCGGGCCTGCCCCGATCGCCCAAGTGCAGTTATTCAATACCCACCCTATTGGCGCAATGCAAAAAGACGAGCGATTGGAAGCCTTAACAGGCCCTGGCGGCATCGCTGCCTGCGGTAATGCGCAGAACTGCGCCGCCGCCTGCCCCAAACAAATCCCGCTAACCGGTGCGATCGCCAAACTCAACCGTCAAGTTAATAAATTTACCTTCAGCAAGTTGTTCGACAAATAATAGTTGTGAGAAGAGTCCGCTCCAAACGAATGGGGCGGACTTTCTTTACTACTAGAATCTAAATCTCCGAGCGCGTCGAAGGCTTGTAGCGTAGGGCCAAAACACTAGCGCCACGAGACGATATGAGCGCCACTATGCGATATTAAATAATAATAGTGGTACATTTGTGCCGCTCGTGTTCATCGTACTTAAAACATCCTCGTCTTATCAAGACTTCGCTAGCGGTTTTTCTTGTTGAGAACAGTTTCGGCCTAATGTCATGAAAATGCCAGACAAATGTTATGAGTTGAGGCTGCATATATTTGTATAATTAATGGTGAAAAGCAAGCGTTTTGCCACGATGAGGAGGAAACCTATGCCGACAATTGTACGGATTGAGGGAACGGACCTAAAAGAACTTGCCGCTTTGAGCCAGGAGCTTTGTGGACGAGAAGCCAATATAGCTTGCCTGAAGGACACCTTAGAAAAGATAGTTCATAACCCGGATTATATCTTAATCGGAGCCAGAGACGATCAGCATCGGTTGATTGGCTCGGTAATGGGCATTATCTGCATGGATGTAGTGGGTGATTGTCGGCCGTTTGTAGTTCTGGAGAATCTGATTGTTAGTGAAAGAGCGCGCGGGTTAGGAATCGGCAAATTGCTGGTTAGCTATATTGAAGAACGCGCTCGTGAACGAAATTGCTATTACATCATGTTTGCTTCGCTTGCTAAACGCAAGGAAGCCCATCGGTTTTATGAAAGTATAGGATACGCTAAAGGGGTTGTTGAAGGGTTTAAAAAATATTTGTGATCAATATTTTTTCCCAGGGATATGATGATGAGTTTGCCGCATACTAAATTCATCATCATGTTGGAGGTGACATTCATGGCATTGTCTGGTGTAAAATGTTTGGTTTCAAATTGCAACTATTGGGAACAAGGAAATCAGTGTGATGCTTCCGCTATTGAGGTCAATGTGGACGGCGGCGGTCGGGAAGCGATTAAGAGCGATCAGACCAATTGCCGTACTTTTAAGCCTGCTAAATGAGGTTGAACAAAAACCCGGCGTAACCGGGTTTTTGTTTTTATTGCCATATGCTACAATTTGGACAGGAACATATTTTGGAGGTGTCTGCGTGAAGAGAGGATACATACTACTGACGCTGTTAGTGCTATTCGCTTACCAAAGTTTCGCACCTGTGCAGTGCTTCGCTTTTGAAACACGTCGGGTGGTGCTGGTCGGCCCAGTGGATACGGCGCGGTATCAGAGCAAAGAAATCAACAAAATTATTCAGGACAGCTGGAAACGAGTGTTTCGTTATCCTTTTTACGAAGTGACTGCCGAAATCCGTAGCATGGAGAAACCGATGAACAAAGCAGCTCTCGAGAAGTTGACTCGCGATCAGGATGCTGATATTGTGGTCGCTACAGAGATCGTTCGCCTGCACGACATCACCTACAACCGTGGTTTCTGGGATGACGAAACTTGGCAAGAAATTGATTTACTGTTAACGGTAAAGACATATGTTAGGGACAATAAACAGTACCAAGCCTTTTCTGTCAGACGTTGGCAAAGTGAGCCGCTTTCTATCAATAGTGGCGCGGCGCCGCTGATCAGTGATGCAATGGAGGAGGTTTTGCTGAAAGCGTCGTTCAAGCGTGTACCGCAAGAACTATGACAATACTTTCGAATTTCCCATAAATATGATTTATGTCACATATCCTTAGGCTAAATTGAGGTATGCTAACAATAGATTGAAGGAGGCGATGATCTATGTTGCCCAAAGGAGCAAATCTGCAAAAAATTCATAACGGTAAGAAGACGTATGCCGTAACCCCTCATCTGCCCGCAGGCTTTGTTAAACCAGATATGCTGAGAAAATACGCCGATGTGGCTGAAAGATATGGTGGCATCCTAAAACTGACTTCCGCCCAGCGGATTATGATCACTGCGTTGAAGGCTGAAGACATTGAGAATGTTTGGGCTGATCTTGGTATGGAGCCGGCGATGGGCTTTGCCAACTGTGTGCGCAGCATCAAAATCTGCCCAGGCATTGCTTTTTGTAAACGCGGCAAGCAAGACAGTGTCAAACTCGGTCTGGAATTGGATAAACGCTGGCACAAAAAGGAAATGCCCTCACGCATGAAATTTGGGGTGGCCGGCTGCGCTAACTCCTGCTCGGAAATATATATTAAGGACATCGGCGTAATGGGTACAGATGATGGTTGGGATGTCTATGTTGGCGGCAGTGCTGGCTCGCATCCACGTCTCGCTGAAAAACTGATTGAAGGCCTTCAATATGATGAAGTCTTGCAGATCGTGGATATCATTGTTGAATATTACCAGCAGTATGCCGACATTGAGCGTGTTGGTCAATTTATCGACCGAATCGGTTTTAAAAAGTTCAAAGCAGATGTGCTGGCTCGCTTTTATCAAGGTGTCAGTGTGACAAGTGAACCGGAAGTACCCCAATCAAAAGACAGTGATAAAATTGCTCCGATCGCCGGCGGCTTAACTGAAGGAACACTGGTAATTGGCGACAGGATTGCCCAAGACAGCATCATTGCTGATATTGTCCGGATTTACCCGCAGACCGTCCCTGTATTCCGCTCCTTCGGCATGGGCTGTCTCGGTTGTCCGTCCTCAGCCGGTGAACCAGTTTCGCGCGCGGCGGAAATTCACGGTTCTGATTTGGCAGATCTCTTGGCTGCTTTAAATGCAGTGATCTAACGATAAGTTCAAGGAGGATAACTATGAGTGCGTTTTTAGCTCCGATTCACTATTGGCTATTTAATAAAATCCAACGCGTGGAAAAGCGCGAACAGCGGCTTTTCGATCTGGCAAGCGATATGTGCGGTTCAACCGCCGAGGAACTGCGTGAACAAGTCTGGCAGAGCTATGGCGAGCCCTTGCCGGAAAAAGACTTAAGTGAAATGATTGACCAAAGCAACATTCACGGTTGGCTGCAAAAGCAAATCAATATCGTAGAAAGCCGTGAAGCGGCTTTTGTTAAGGAAATGACCGCTATGTGCGGTGACGCGGGTCTGCAAACAGCTACCAAGGCGTTTGCTGAAGACGGCGACGCCTGCGGTTCAGATGCGAAAGTATCAGGACGTTATGACTTGAACACCGCTAGCGGCATCTACAAGGCAATGAATGACTATTTTT
Encoded proteins:
- a CDS encoding GNAT family N-acetyltransferase, whose product is MPTIVRIEGTDLKELAALSQELCGREANIACLKDTLEKIVHNPDYILIGARDDQHRLIGSVMGIICMDVVGDCRPFVVLENLIVSERARGLGIGKLLVSYIEERARERNCYYIMFASLAKRKEAHRFYESIGYAKGVVEGFKKYL
- the sdhB gene encoding succinate dehydrogenase iron-sulfur subunit → MKTVHLIIKRQDTPNSAPYTQEFMVPHTDNMNVVTALMEIQKNPVTKDGQTVNPVVWECNCLEEVCGACSMIINGKARQACSALIAHLTQPITLAPLTKFPVVRDLMIDRQRMFDALKTVKGWVNVDGTMLIGRGPRMAQKDQEEVYPISRCMTCGCCMESCPNYHPDSAFLGPAPIAQVQLFNTHPIGAMQKDERLEALTGPGGIAACGNAQNCAAACPKQIPLTGAIAKLNRQVNKFTFSKLFDK
- a CDS encoding DUF1540 domain-containing protein, which codes for MALSGVKCLVSNCNYWEQGNQCDASAIEVNVDGGGREAIKSDQTNCRTFKPAK
- a CDS encoding DUF1858 domain-containing protein, whose amino-acid sequence is MLPKGANLQKIHNGKKTYAVTPHLPAGFVKPDMLRKYADVAERYGGILKLTSAQRIMITALKAEDIENVWADLGMEPAMGFANCVRSIKICPGIAFCKRGKQDSVKLGLELDKRWHKKEMPSRMKFGVAGCANSCSEIYIKDIGVMGTDDGWDVYVGGSAGSHPRLAEKLIEGLQYDEVLQIVDIIVEYYQQYADIERVGQFIDRIGFKKFKADVLARFYQGVSVTSEPEVPQSKDSDKIAPIAGGLTEGTLVIGDRIAQDSIIADIVRIYPQTVPVFRSFGMGCLGCPSSAGEPVSRAAEIHGSDLADLLAALNAVI